CTTTGCACCCAATCATCTCTTCATGGTCGTTCATGGcgtggggaatggacattgttGGCCCATTGCCCAGGGCCCCAGGAAACAGACTGTGGATGCTCGCAATGACAGATtatttctccaaatggatagaggcagaagcattcactgAGGTAAAAGATAAGCAAGTCATTTCTTTTATCAAATTTAACATTCTCTGCAGGTTCGATATCCTATCAGAAATAATATGTGACAACGGATCACAATTTGTGTCAAACGACTCAGAAGGATACTGTGCTAGGTAGAACATCTCACTGAAAAAGTCAATACCCAgaactccaaagtccaatgggcAAGTTAAATCTAGTAATAAAATCATCATTGAAAATTTGAGGAGGTTGGAgaagttaggaggaaagtgggcagatgagttgCCACTAGTACTGTGGTCAGACAAAACTACACCAAAGACGgcgacaggccaaacacccttcaaCCTTGTGTTTGGAGCAGAGACGGTGATTCCATCAGAGGTTCTAGTTCCAACTCACGGGTATGGATGCATGATAAGGGAACTGAACAGTGCAGAGATGATTAGGAGCCTGGACACGatagacgagctgcgagcaagcgcgaagatacgtctggctgcctacaagcagtcagtcgCCAAAAGCTACAACAATAACGCAAAAAttaggctcctggaggtaggagacctggttctccgtgaggtgttccaaaacaccaaaaACCGCAAAGTAGGCAAATTTGCCTATAAATGGGAAGAACCATACCAGGTTGAAGACGTTATTGGACATGGGGCGTATAGATTAATGACCATGGATGTTCAATTAATACAcaaaccatggaacatacttcacctgaagaggtatcacttttgaTAACAAGTAGAATTTAGTGTACAGAGTTTGtattcaaaaaacccaaaaaaaaaggaaaaatataGTAGGCATACTATTAGTTTTCTATTGTACTTGTTTTCATTCGTATTTCTTTAAACTTGAAACTGCTATTGGAGCTGTGTGGCCTGTAGCTTCCTGGGTCCAACGTTGCTCTGGAACCCCATGAGATAGCGCCATGTACTTCACATCCTTTTTGATAGACTTTTgatttttctattttgggttctTTGAAATACCACTTTGGGCTCTAACGTCTATGGTACGTTAAGAGTGTTACCAACATGATTGTCAATTGTGAATGCGGGGTGACAAGgtacatggcactccaacatgcctagcCTAATTCCCTAGTAGGGGCACCCTCACGAAGCGGCTTGTAGAACATACGAAAGGGGGCGTGGCCGACAGCTCAAAGCTCACGTAGCTACCCGGATACCACCCCCAAAGATAGCTATCAACACCGAGTACTCGAGGTAGTCAGGGCCCCATCATGCATGCAAAAACATAAGGAGCGCAGGGATTTCTGAGCAACCAGGATCCTGCAACGTTCCACTAGTCCTAGAATGGCGATAAACTTGTCTGAGGTACGCCGctgttggctttaaacatgatgaacacacttttcatcatgaacaaggttaagtagtcaaagCGGTGTTAAATCTAAATCAGCCCCCTGGGTTGACACGACAACTAgctaagtctaaatcagcctcatGGGTTGACACGATAGGTCTAAATCAGCCCCCTAAGTTGACAAGGTCACCTTCAAAGTCTAAATCAGCCCCCTGGGTTAACATGACAGGTCTAAATCAGCCCCCTGGGTTGAAACGACCACCTTCAAAGTCTAAATCAGCCCCTTGGGTTGACACGACAGGTCTAAATCAGTTGCCTGGGTTGACACAGCCACCTCCCCAAAAGTCTAAATCGGCCCTTGGGTTGACACGACAATATTCATAAGTCTAGACTAGCTCCCCGAGCTGACACGACTACCTAATATGTGCCTAAGTCTGCCAGTAGGCAGAAAAGGCGACACACACAATACAAGATATATAAAGATAGAAGCCTTCCTGCTAACCAGGCATCAGCAATTTCCAAAATACGGCCAAACCTGCCACTTGGGCAAGCATGGCTAAAAGTGTGAAGTACAACCCGCCACCACGACGGGGATCACAAAACCAAATGTTTAGAAATACTTACAAAGTCTGCACCACACAGGGGTTTAGAAAGGTCAGGGGTAGCAGAAGGGGCATACTTACCATGAAAGCATTGTGcacatcattctcagccatctcctcaggGGAAAACTACTTGAAAGCCTCCACTAGTGGTGGAAACAGAAGCTGGTCCATAGCAGCCATTAGAGGACCAGATCCACGTTCCCAAAGCTCGCAGGAAAATGGGCAGTGATACCTCCGCCAACGGCAGCAGGGCTCGACGGAGGAATAGGACGATGGCGTGAAAGTGGACTGGCTTCCAAAGGCTCAGGGGTAGATCAAGCAGTACTGGAACGAGCAGGAGGCGACTGAAAAGTAGCAGCAGGGGAAGGAGCACTTCTCTTGGAGACAAAAGGGGTGTCAGGGCTCCCAGCAGCCCTCTTCCTCCTTGCACTCTAGAGGATGGCCTCTAAGGGATCAATTCTGGCACCGGCTGTCAGCAAGAAATTAGGCATCAGGGAATATCAGGTAAAAAAAGTAAAGACATCAGGCATCAAAGTTGTAGGgacttaccagaagacatgctgcGTGGCGATTGTTGAGGATTGAAAGAGGAAGCAGGAGAAAAACCAGGGAGTAGGTCAGGAAACTTCCTGCTATCAACAGGTATGTAGAACAGCTTCTTGCGAGTAGATGCAGGAGTCCTTCCTCAAATAACGCATAAGACCACTTTGACCtaatttaacctaattcggtagaaaaataccaaaacagTTGTGAAGAAGTCATCCCTGCTGCAATCCATGTAGAAGCAAATGTCACCCTGACCCCGACGGATTGAAGAACCAAGAGATGCGGCCAAGAATATCATTTTATCATCAAGTTTGCAGGGAAGGGGACCTTGTCCTACAAAAAGTATTCCCAAACAAAAATCATTTTATCAGCAGGCAATCTAGTCCATGTATGGGAAGGCTTATATCTAAATTTACTCAATCATCGGACAAGAACTTTACATGCTACAAACACTGCAAGGAGACATGATTCCAATATCTTGTAATGTCACCCACCTAAAAGCACAATCATACTTGTGGTAATTTCTGCCCTGCATGTTCTAGGTAAAAACTCCAAACTTACTCATCTGAATGTGTGCTATGTCGTGCCTTTCCTGAACATGTTACGTGACAATGTGCATTTTTTTCCTGCCTACTTAATTGCATTTCACATGCTGGATGttctaaccaaatttgttttgctTGAATTATGGGTTACTCTATTAAATTTCAGTTATATTTTTATTAAGTACTTTTTATCTATGTTGCACCCTGTCGTGCCAAACGAACGTTGGTAACCCACACCAGATACGGCAAATGcgggaccaatcaggcatgaaataattgcctaaCCCAGCTATTTGTTGCACACCTCTACAACAGCTGGGCAGCACTGTGACGGGTAAGAAGGTGAAAGATCCTGACGACATGTCCAAATGTCCTCcagacaggccgaataccaagccctccagccaggcaggggacataagctcTCCAGTCATGCCGGATCCCACCCACTTGAATCATTACAAGAAGAAAAATTGTACATGATTGAAGATCTACACAGAATTAAAACGTAAGACATGTTAATAGGTTTGAAGAAAACAGGTTAACAAGTTTGAAGAAAACTGGTTAACAGGTTTAAAGAAAACAAGTttaacaggttaacaggtttgaaGAAAACAGGTTAATAGGTTTGAAAAGAATGACAGGATTAAAAAAAAGCAAGTCTGAAAGACGAACTTTATATCATTAATAAAACCTCTGGGGCAAAAGTAGAAAAATGTATATCTATCCTATTAAGGATAACCTTCCTGGCCAGGACTAACAAAACATAAAATTATCTTTACAGGGACATTCCCCCGGGCAAACGTACAAAATGATTAATGATTCTACCAAGGACATTCTCCTTGGTTGGACAAAATACCATTGTTTGACATTTCTGCGAATGACATCCCTCTTGTCAGGGCTAGATACTAACACCGATCAAAAATTATTCCTCGCCTGCCGAGCACCATAATTCCTCTTTCTCACGAAACACAGTCGCCTCCATCGGCTTAGGATACTTTTCCAATATAATACTTGTCTTACCCTGCCTTGTCGCAGCAAATGAACATTGACTCACACATACTCCGCGAATACACTTGATCAAGAAGCAAACATTATTGATTCATATAGTGGGGCAAAGACAAGCCAGGTCAACTGTACGCAGACGACATGATTGAATCGGACGTACAGGATAACATGCTGAATATACCGAGCTGGAATGGCAGGGGCATCAGTCAGATCAATTAGCTTATCAGGATCAGTCCTAGTACTGAAGACATTCCCGCCGCCTGTGAACCTTCCTCCTTGACTTTGGCAAGCCTGGCATTCAAGTCTGCTATGCCGAAATTGACAATTCTGGTAGAAGATCTAGTGGCTGGAACGCGACAAAACTAAATTAGCAATATAACAAAGcaccacattaaaaacacaaatgAAAAATGTCAGAGAAAAGAAAGTCTTACTTCAAGAAGTTGAAGCCCCAGCAGCCTTAACATGTTTAGGAACCTTGAAGGAGCCTTCAGCCTTCAAACAACGAAGAATGCAGTCCACCCCGCAGCAAAATGGCCACGACCTCTCTATAAGAGGAATTGCCAGGAAAGTAGTTACCCTTTCAGAGGGATAATCAATATTGGACAGCCAATCGTCAACTGTAAAAAAGGTATACCCTGTTTAATATTTATTGGCTTTTTACTAACAAATCTTGCAGGGAAGAAAAAAGCGAACAAAATACTTACCAGCGATATAGGCATTATAATTGAGATACGCCAGGTGAGGCTCAACCGAGTTGGTCCTGATAAATATATAGGCAGTCCGCCCTGTTGGGAGGACTTTCAGGATTCCATACGTCAGAATCAGCAGTAATGATCCCTTTATCCTTCAAAATTTTCTCAAACTCAGGTTTGAGACGATTAGGGAAAGAGTGTTGTTCATCGAGAGCCTTCGTCGACTTAAACTCAAAATTTTTGTAGAAGATAGTGACCGTATGAACAACTGGACAGAGGATGCATCTCCAAGAATGATGGGTTGATTTTCAGAAGTTGTTTCGACATGATTAGGAAACGTTGGAGTGCTGGGAGTAACAGCACCCATGGTGGATTTTCTCTTAGTAACCATGATgaaatttttggttgttttatggGTTTTTACGATGAAGATTAAagaataattcaaaaaaaaattcaggGAATTACTCGGTTTTTGGTGACAAATAAAGCATGAAGTGAAGAAGTTATTTATAGACggtaaaaattagggtttactgcAACTAGCCGTTTTCTTAATGATAAAGCACGCTGAATCGTCCTGGAGAAGTTGTCTAAAGATGAAAAGAAAAGGTTATCTCTTTATTAATGGCCTGACCCAGcgataataaggagataaggggaaATTGTTGGGCCTAGAATTTCGCACTACTAACATGATAGAATTATACCTTGGCCTGACGATTAGGGTAAGTCCGACAGGGTAGTTCAAGTTAGGCACCAGTCGCTGAGCCTAGACTCCCGCATCATCTCCAGGATTAAGTTCAACCCTGGCCTTACAATAAGGGCAGGATTGTCAGGGTAACTCGAGCCTGGCACCAGGCAtaagaggacaacggtcaaatgtaaggtcaacatttgaccaagttAAGGATAACTATATAAGATTATTACCACTTAAATATGGTAATTAAGAGAAAGATTTTGTCATAAAGAAGGagcattaataggcattaatgcGCAATTAAGGAGCAATCAAGACAGCAATTAAGGAGGCAATTAATTACGCAATTAAGAGAGAATATTTTCTCTTAATGTGAAGATTACTCTACCGTTTGGAGAAGGTTATATAAAGAGGAGCAAGCATCACAAGATGGGACATTTGATGGAGAACATACACAACGCATTCTACATTATCTCACACAAACATACATACTACAAGCTACACAGTACTTAGAGAATATTACAAGCATTATCATTATCATACTTATattctcccaattacatagtgaaaatactcttctggcttggtgcccatggttttttccctttcaagggttttccacgtataaatctatGTGTCATgttttcttttattgttcatTACTTTTACTTTCGTTTCTATTTACATTATAATCAACCATGCAAAGGTACGATCACGATAACATCAAAGTAGAATGATACTAGTTAACCCCCATACTATTCTATCCTGGTCGTATTTCCAGCCCTGCGAAATATGGACAAAACAGAACACCTTCGGAGAACCATGTCTTCTACCTCCAGGGACCtgatttttacgttcttgttgtaACTTTTGGCGACTGACTGCTTGTAGGAGGCTAGGCGTATCCGAGCGCTCGTTCTCAATTCATCTATTGTATCCAGGCTCCTGATCATTTCTGTTTGGTTCAGTTCCCTTGTCATGCATCCATACCTGTGGGTGGGAACCAGAACCTTTGACGGTATCACTGCCTCTGCTctaaacaccaggctgaagggggTTTGGCATGTCGCCGTCTTTGGGGTTGTCCAATCTGACCATAATACCGGGGGCAGTTCATCTGCCCATTTTCCTCTAATTCTTCTAATCTTTTCCTCAAATTTTCAAcaattattttagtaattgactcagcttgtccattggactgCGGATTTCTAGGTGCTGATGTTTTCAGTGAAATGTTCCACCTAGCACAGAATCCATCAGAGTTGTCTAACACGAACTGTGAtccgttgtcacatatgatttctgatgggatttCAAACCTGCAAAGTATGTTTCGTTTGATAAAAGAGATCACTTGCTTATCTTTTACCTCAGTGAATGCttcagcttctatccatttggagaagtaatatgTCATTCCCAGCATGTATAACAAGTTCCCCGGTGCCCTGGGCAGCAGCCCCACGATATCCATGCCCCCATGTCATGAACGGCCATGGAGAGATGATTAGGTGTAGGGGTTCTGCTGGCTGGTGTATCATGGGTTCTGATCTCTAATAGGCGTCGCATTTTTTCATGTATTCTACTGCATATGCACACATCGTGGGCTAGAAGTAACCTTGGCTTAGAGCTTTGTTTGACaaactcctgccccctgcatggtttccacattcaccatTGTGGATGGCATGCAACACAGTTTGTGCCTCTTCTCTATCCAGGCATCTTAAGTAGGGTCCGGCTAGCGACTTCCTGAAAAGCACGTTATCAACCAGTACAAATCTAGAGGCTTTCATTTTGAAACCTCTTACCTCCCTTTTATCGTTTGGCAGCTTGTCTTCCACTAGCCATTCTATGTAGGGATTGCGCCAATCTAGGTCAGGTTGCTGCTGTTCTGCGCTTACCTCCCTATCTACATGATCCGCATCCTACTGCTCCTCCAGCTCTCCTATGTCTTCCTCTACCAGATTTTGAATAGCTAGCTCTAGGACATGCACAATTGGTATGCTGGATAGCTCCGTTGGTTTGATTattgcccccagggttgctagtGCATCAGCTTCCACGTTCTGGTCCCTGGGGATATGGACTATTTTGAAGTCCTTGAATTTCTGTTTCAGCCCCTTGGCTACCTTGAGGTAGGCTATCATCTTGGAGTCCTTGACTGTATAAGAGTCATTGATATGATTTACTATAAGTAGAGAATCACTGTATGCCTGCAGACGCTTGACTTTTAGATCCAACGCCATCAACATCCCTAGTATGAGGGCTTCATACTCTGCTTCATTGTTTGTCGCCTTGAACTCACATCGAACTGCCAGCACTATCAGGTCTCCCTTTGGAGACCGCAACACCAGACCTACTCCTGCCCCCCGTTGGTTTAAGGATTCGTTTATGTGCAGCGTCCAAGTTTCGCCTTCCTATCCTTCTTTCAAGATTAGTGTCTCTTTTTCAGCCAGATTTTGGATGGTCTGGCTAAAGTCAGATACAAAGTCAGCTAGTGCCTGGGATTTTATCGCAGTTTGTAGCTCGTAATGGATGTCGTACCCACTGAGATGCACGGACCATTTCGACATACGTCCTGATAACTCAGGTTTTCTCATTATGGATTTTAGGGGATAGTTAGTTACCACATGTATAATATgagactcaaaataggggcgtaGTTTATAAGATGCGGTGACAAGTGCTAACACCAGTTTTTTAAGAGATGTGTACCTAGTCTCTGCAGatagcagagacttgcttacgtaatAAACGGGTTGTTGCACCTTGTCCTGCTCCCTGACTATAACTGCGCTGACTACTTCTTCAGTGACGGATAGGTATAGGAATATAGGTTCTCCTTGCTCCGGTTTTTACAGTAGTGGTGGGGAGCTTAGGTAGTTTTTCAGCTCCCTGAAGGCTTTCTCATGTTCCTCATTCCACTCGAACTTTTTGGCTCTTTCTTAGGATGTCATAGAACAACCGACATCTGTCTGAAGATCTGGAGATAAATCTACTTAAAGCTGCCACCTTTCCTACCAACCGTTGGACATCTTTGGGTTTCTCTGGTGATTCCAGCTGGAGTACTGCTTTTATCTGCTCTGTGCTGGCTTCTATCCCCCTTTGCGTCACTATATACCCCAGAAATTTTCCTGATGAGACCCTAAAGGTGAATTTGAATGGGTTTAACTTCATCTTATATTCCCTTAAAGTGCTGAAAGTATCTGATAGGTGTTCCATGTGCTTATCAACTTTCCTTGATTGTACCAACATATCGTCTTCCCTATTTTCTCTTTGAACATTATGTTTACCAACCTTTGGTAGGTTGATCCTACATTCTTTGACCCAAGGGCATCACATTGTAGCAGTAGCTTCCTCTTTCTAACATGAATGTTGTCTTCTCCTGATCTCCTGGCTCCATCTTAATTTGATTGTAGCCACTTCAGGCGTCCAAGAATGTTAGCATCTCATGCCCTGTCGTGGCGTCAACCATGGCATCAATGTGTGGTAGTGGAAAAGGATCTTTTGGGCATGCCTTATTTAGGTCAGTgaagtctacacaaactctccacttcccattctccTTAGGAACTACCACCACGTTTGACAACCATTCTGGGTACTTTACTTCTCTTATCTTGCCTGCTGCCAGCAAGTTGTCCACCTCTTTGTTGATAACCTAATTTCTTCCAGCTGCGAACTTTCGTCTCCCTTGCTGGACTGGCTGGCACTTTGGATCTACGCTtagcttgtgtgttatgatagATGGATCTATCCCTATCATATAATTGTGGGACCAAGCGAAGAAGTCCATATTATCTTTAAGAAAATCAACCAACTGTTGTCTGATGTTACCTGTGCATTCCGATTCTACCAGTACCGTTctctctgggtgcagcttgtctaGGCCAACTTTATCTAGCTCTTCTGCGAGAGGCTCAACTTAGTCAGCGTAGACAAGTTGTTTCTGTAATTGTTATGCTGGGGGATCAGTTGTGCACTTTAGTGCCTTTTTGTAG
The Silene latifolia isolate original U9 population chromosome 11, ASM4854445v1, whole genome shotgun sequence genome window above contains:
- the LOC141613492 gene encoding uncharacterized protein LOC141613492; amino-acid sequence: MKASRFVLVDNVLFRKSLAGPYLRCLDREEAQTVLHAIHNGECGNHAGGRSLSNKALSQEAEAFTEVKDKQVISFIKRNILCRFEIPSEIICDNGSQFVLDNSDGFCARWNISLKTSAPRNPQSNGQAESITKIIVENLRKRLEELEENGQMNCPRYYGQIGQPQRRRHAKPPSAWCLEQRQ